The window TGCGCCGCAGCCTGACGACGCCCAGCCTGCTGTTGCTGCTGTTCTGCGGCTTTGTCTGGCTGCCGAACACCCGCTATTGGCTGGCGGTATTCGCCATCATTCTGCTGCTGCCGACCCTGCTGGCACTGCTGCAGGATGTGGTGCGCAAGCCACCGCGTCGGCCGTTCCACCAGCACCTGCGGCTAGCGCTCAACGGCGCGTTGCACCGGCTGGCGCAGGTCGGCCTGCGGTTGGCGACGCTGCCGCACGAGTCGCTGTTCAGCCTGAAGGCGATAGCCGTCACCCTGTGGCGCTTGCTGATCAGCCGGCGCAACCTGCAGGAATGGACCAGCTACGATCAGACGAAAGATCGCCTGCAGGTGACGCTGGCCAACTTCTACCGCGCGATGTGGATCAACCCGGTGGCCGGCGTAGCGCTGCTGATCCTCACCTGTCTGCATAACCCGATGGCGCTGTTGATCACCCTGCCGTTTGCTACCCTGTGGATCCTGGCGCCGTTTCTGTTGTATTACCTCAGCCACGAACCGCAGCGCAGCAAAACCGCGCTTAACGATGAACAGCGCCGTTTCCTGCGCCACACCAGCCGCCAAACCTGGGACTTCTTCAATACCTTCGTCAACCAGCAGGAAAACTGGCTGCCGCCGGACAACTATCAGGAAATCCCCGAGCCGGTGGTGGCACACCGCACTTCGCCGACCAATATCGGCCTGTCGCTGCTGGCCAACCTCACCGCCTGCGATTTCGGCTACCTGACGCTGAGCGAAGCGCTGCGGCGCATCACGCTGACGCTCGATACGCTGGATAGCATGGAGCATTATCGCGGCCATCTGTACAACTGGTACGACACCCGCACGCTTGAACCGCTGAACCCGCGCTACATTTCCAGCGTCGACAGCGGCAACCTGGCCGGCCATCTGCTGACGCTGTGCGCCGGGCTGCCCGCAATGGCCTACCAACCGGTGATCGACCCGCAGCGCGTACTGGCCGGGCTCGGCGATAGCCTGGAACTGTTGGAACAGCATTGGGGCGATGCCGCGCCGAAGAATCTGCCGAAGCTGCGTACGCATTGGGAACAGGCGCAGATTAGCCCGCCTTTCGGCCTGCTGGCCGAGCTGAACGCCATGCGCAACTACAGTAACGGCCTGCAGGAGCCGGCGCTGAATCACGGTGAAGAAACCAAACGCTGGGCTGGCGCACTGCATCAGCAGCTCAACGAGCTGTGCGCGGAATGGGCATTGTGGTTCGACTGGCTGAGCGATGCTCAACCGGCGCTGGATCGGGTGCCGAGCCTGCACTGGCTGGCCAATCCTCCGGAGAACCTGACGCTGTCCGCCGAGCAGCAAAGCCGGCTGGACGACGCCGGCGCGCTGGCGCGGGAACGCCTGGCGCTGTTGAACAGCCTGCCGCCGCGGTTGGAAAGCATGGCGCAAATGGACTTCAACTTCCTGTATGACGAGTCGACCCACCTGCTGGCCGTCGGCTTCAACTGCGACCAAAACCGTATGGACGGCAGCAAATACGATCTGCTGGCCTCGGAAATTCGCCTGACCAATTACGTCGCCATCGCCACCAATCAGGTGCCGCAGCGCAGCTGGTTTGCGCTTGGCCGCTTATTTACGGTAATCGACAACGAGCCGGCGCTGATGTCGTGGAGCGGTTCGATGTTCGAATATCTGATGCCGCAGCTGGTGATGCCCGCCTACCCCGATTCGCTGCTGGTGCAGATGTGCCGGGCGGCGGTGGAACGGCAAATTGCCTGGGGCAAAGAACGCGGCGTGCCCTGGGGCATTTCCGAATCGGGCTATTTCGGCTTCGATGCGTCGCAAAATTACCAATATCACGCCTTTGGCGTTCCGGGCCTGGGCCTGCGGCGCGGGCTGGGCGACGACATGGTGATCGCCCCCTACGCCACGGTGATGGCCCTGATCGTCGATCCGCACGCCGCCTGCAGCAACCTGGTCACGCTGGAACAAAATGGCGCCAAGGGGCGCTACGGATTTTACGAGGCGCTGGATTACACCACCGCACGCCTGAGCCGCGGCCAGCTGTACGTGATTATTCGTTCCTATATGGCCCACCATCAGGGCATGAGTTTTCTGGCCCTGTCGCACCTGCTGCTGGACGCGCCGATGGTGGAGCGCTTCGCCCATTACCCGGCGTTCCAGTCGGCGCGCCTGCTGCTGCAGGAACGGGTGCCGGATGCGGTCGAACTGTACAGCACCCGTCGACACTTCGAAAGCCATGAAGGCACCATCCAGCCGGCCAGCTTCAGCGCACGCGAATTCGGCCGCGTCGATACCCCGCTGCCGGAAGTGCAGCTGCTGTCCAACGCCAATTATCATCTGATGCTGACCCAGGCCGGCGGCAGCTACAGCCGCTGGCAGAACCTGGCCCTGACCCGCTGGCGCGAAGACGCCACCTGCGATAACTGGGGCGCTTTCTGTTACCTGCGCGATCCGCAAACCGGTGAGGTATGGAGCAATACCTGGCAACCGATCGGCGGCGGCGCCAAAGGCTACCACGCGGTATTCAACGATGCTGGCGCCGAGTTCCAGCGCCAGCAGGGCTCGCTGTCGGTCAAAACCCAGGTGGTGGTGTCGCCGGAAGATGATATCGAGCTGCGCCGCCTGACGCTGGTAAACCGCGGCAAACAGCCGCGCACCATAGAGATCACCAGCTATGCCGAGGTGGTGCTGGCGCCGGCGAGCAATGACCTGGCGCACCCGGCATTCAGCAACCTGTTCGTGCAGACCGAACTGCTGCCAAAGCAGGAGGCTATCCTGTGCCATCGTCGTCCGCGCGAACCCAAGGAGAAATGCCCGTGGCTGCTGCATATGATGACGGTACAGGGAAGCAGCAGCCAGACCTCGTTTGAGACCGATCGCGCGCAGTTTATCGGCCGCGGCCGCACCCCGGCCAATCCGCAGGCGCTGTATCAAAATGCGCCGCTGAGCAACAGCGCCGGGCCGGTGATCGATCCGATTATCGCCATTCGCCAACGTGTGGTGCTGGAGCCGAACGTGCCGCTGACCCTGGATATCTTCTACGGCGTGTGCGAAGACCGCGCCGCCAGCCTGGCGATGCTGGAAAAATACCGCGACCGCCACCTGGCGGATCGCGTATTCGAGCTGGCCTGGTCGCACAGCCAGGTGGTGCTGCGCCAATTGAACGCCAATGAAGAAGACGCCAATCTGTTTAACCGGCTGGCCGGCGCAGTGGTGTTCCCGGCGCAGGAAATGCGCGCCGCCAGCAGCGAAATCATCAGCAACCGCCGCGGCCAGTCCGGGCTGTGGGGGCACTCGATCTCCGGCGATCTGCCGATCGTGCTGCTGACGGTCAGCGACGGCGAGAACATCGCGCTGGTGCAACAGCTGATCCAGGCGCACAACTACTGGCGGCTGAAAGGGCTGCAGGTGGATCTGGTGATCCTCAACGAAGACGCCGGCGGCTACCGGCAGGAGCTGCAAAACCAGATCATGGGCCTGATCGCCGCCGGCATGGAGTCCACGCTGACCGACAAGCCGGGCGGTATCTTTGTGCGCACCAGCGAACATATGTCGCCGGAAGATCATCGTTTGCTGCTCAGCGTAGCGCGCATTTATCTCGACGACCGGCGCGGCGGGCTCACCGAACAGCTCAATCAACGGCTGCAGCTGCCGCAGACCCTGCAGCAGCCGCTGTCGCCGGTCACCGCCTCGTCGAAGCTGCCGACGGTGGACAATCTGCCGCGCAATCTGCACTCGCCGCAGTTACCCGCTATCGACGATCTGCAGTTCTATAACGGGCTGGGCGGTTTCTCCGCCGATGGGCGCGAATACGTGATTGCGATGAACGAGAGCAAGATAACCCCGGCGCCCTGGTCGAACGTCATCGCCAATCCGCTGTTCGGCACGGTGGTTTCGGAAAGCGGCCAGGCTTACACCTGGTATGAAAACGCCCACGAATACCGGCTGACGCCGTGGGAAAACGATCCTGTCTGCGATCGCAGCGGCGAGGCATTCTACCTGCGCGACGAGGAGAGCGGCCACGTCTGGTCCCCCACCCCGCTGCCGGCGCGCGGCCGCGGGCACTACCTGACGCGCCACGGCTTCGGCTACAGCCTGTTCGACCACCGCGAAGGCGGCATCGACAGCCAGCTGACCCTGCTGGTGGCGCAGGACGCGCCGGTGAAACTGTTCCTGCTGACGCTGACCAACAACTCCGGCCGCACGCGCAAGCTCTCCGCTACCGGGTATATGGAGTTCATTCTCGGTGACCTGCGCAACAAGTCGGCCATGCATATCGTCACCCAGGCCGCATCGCCGGAAGGCGGCTGCGGCATTCTGGCCACCAACCACTACGGCGGCAGCGGTTCTGAACGCACCGCCTTCTTCGGCGTTACCGGCGCGCACTGTTCGATCAGCGGCGACCGGCGCGAGTTTATCGGCCGCAACGGCTCGCTGGCCAACCCGGCGGTGCTGAAACTGCGCCGGCTGTCCGGCAAGGTAGGCGCCGGGCTGGATCCCTGCGGTGCGGTGCAGTCGGCGCTCAGCCTGATCGACGGCGATCAGCGCAGCCTGGTGTTCGCGCTGGGGCTGGGGCAGAACGCCGACGAGGCCAGGGCGCTGCTGCAAAGCTATCTGGACGAAGACCGCCTGCAGGATGAACGCCGGCAGGTCGCCGCCCACTGGGACGGCATCCTGAACAAGGTGCAGATAGACACGCCGCATCCGGCGGTTAACCTGCTGGCCAACGGCTGGCTGCTGTATCAGACCCTCTCCTGCCGCATTCAGGCGCGCAGCGGCTACTATCAGTCGGGCGGCGCCTTTGGCTTTCGCGATCAGCTGCAGGACACGCTGGCGCTGACCCACGCCGCGCCGCAGAGGCTGCGCGAGCAAATCCTGCTGTGCGCCTCGCGCCAGTTCATCGAGGGCGACGTGCAGCACTGGTGGCATCCGCCTCAGGGCAACGGCGTGCGCACCCGCTGCTCAGACGACTACCTGTGGTTGCCGCTGGCGATTTGCCATTACCTGGACGCCACCGATGACGACGGCATTCTGGAAGAGGAGGTCGGCTATCTGGAGGCGCGCAAGCTGGCGCCGGGGGAAGAATCGTCCTATGAGCAGCCGGCGCAGAGCGCTACCCGCGAAACGCTGTACCAACACGGCGTGCGGGCGCTGAAACACGGCCTGAGCTTTGGCGAGCACGGGTTGCCGCTGATGGGCGCCGGCGACTGGAACGACGGCATGAACATGGTCGGGCTGGAGGGGCGCGGCGAAAGCGTCTGGCTCGGCTTCTTCCTGTTCCATATCCTGCAGCGCTACGGCGCGCTGGCGGAACGCCGCAGCGACGCCGAATTGGCCGCCCAGTGCCGCGAGCAGGCCGCCGCGCTGAAGGCCAATCTGCACGATCATGCCTGGGACGGCGAGTGGTACCGTCGCGGTTATTTCGACGGTGGGGAGCCGCTGGGCTCGCACCTGTCGACGGAGTGCCGCATCGACGCCATCGCGCAGAGCTGGTCCGTGCTCTCCGGCGCGGGCGACCCGACGCGCAGCCGGCAGGCGATGCAATCGCTGGATCACCATTTGGTCGATTCGCAGGCCGGGCTGATCAAACTGCTGACGCCGCCGTTCGACGGCAACGGCCCTAACCCCGGCTATATCCGCGGTTATCTGCCTGGAGTGCGGGAAAACGGCGGGCAATATACCCATGGCGCAGTGTGGGCGGTGATGGCCTTCGCCGAGATGGGAAATTACGCGCGCGCCTGGCAGCTGATGGCGTTGATTAACCCGATCAACCACAGCCTGGACAGCGCGGCCGCCGAACGCTACAAGGTGGAGCCTTATGTCGCCACCGCCGATATTTATGCGGTGGCGCCGCACACCGGCCGCGGCGGCTGGAGCTGGTATACCGGTTCCGCCGGCTGGATGTACCGGCTGATCCTGGAGTCGCTGCTGGGGCTGAAACGCCATGGCGATCGGCTCACCTTCAATACCCGCCTGCCTGACGACTGGCCGCAGGTGACGCTCAGTTACCGCGAAGGCGCCAGCGAGTATCGGCTGGTGCTGCGCCAGGGCGAGGGAGAAACGCAGATCAGCGTTGACGGTGAACGGCAGCCGCAGGCGGCGATAACGCTGGTGGACGATGGCAAAACCCATCAGGTGGAAGTGCTATTGGGGCGGGTCAACGCTTAACGACAGGGCGCGGCGCACGGCCGCGCCCTGAACGGACTATTTTCTGGCCAACAGCAGGCCGAACACCAAACCTACGGTGGCGCCGATGCCGACGCTGTGCCAGGGTTTTTCGCGCACGTAATCGTCGGTGCGGTACACCGCGTCTTTGGCGCGCGCATAGTAAGATTCGGTCTTATCCGCCAACCGCGACTTGACCTCACTCAGCGCCTGCTCGGCGTGCGCCTTGATGTCGACGTAGGCCTGATCGGCGCGATCGCCGGAGTACTGCAGCACTTCTTCCAGCGTGTCGGTCAGCATTCTCAGATCGTCATCCAGCGTGGTTTGATCCGCGTCCGTATATCTCGCCATAGTGAGTTCTCCGTGGTTGAAAAATTAAACATTCCTTAACTATAGACAAGGATCGCCGGCCGCAGCCATCAGACTTTTACCCTAAAACACCAACTGCACCTTGGCGGCCCTGCTTTTGTCGCCGGCAAACTCCAGCGCCTGCGCCAGCTGGTGGTTATCGAACTCGGCGGAGAGCAGCGGCAGCGGGTCCACCGCGCCGTCGGCCAGCCAGGCTACCGCCAGTTTAAACTCCTCGACGAAGCGGAACGACCCCAACAGGTTCAGTTCCTTGGCGATCAACAGCATCAGCGGGAAATCGGGGAAGCTGCCGCCCATGCCTACCTGCACCACCGTGCCTTTGGCGCGGGTGATTTCCAGGCAGCGCTGTAAAGACGACGGATGGCCGGCGACCTCAAAGGCGATGTCAAAGTAGCCTTTGTCCTGCAAATAAGCGCTGAAATCATCGTTGGCGGCATGCAAGAGAACGCCCGCCCCCATTTCGCCGGCGATGGCCAGGCAGCGCGGGCTGAGATCGGCGCAGACGATCTCGGCGGCCCCCAGCGCTTTCAGCGCCGCTACCAGCAGGCAGCCAATCGGCCCGACGCCGGAAACGAACACCTTCTTGCCCGCGACGTCGCCCGGCTGTTTCGCGGCGTGGATCGCCACCGCCAGGGGTTCGGCGAACACCATCACCTTGTCGTCGCGATCGGCCTCGAAGGAGATGCATTGCGCGCTGTCGACAATCTTGTACTGGGTAAAGGCACCGTCGACATGCGGGAAATACATCGCGCTGCCGAAAAAACGCATCCCGGTGCACTGATTTTGCTGCTGCGCCAGGCAATATTTACACTCGCCGCAGGGTTTGCTGGGGTTGAGCGCGACCTTCTGCCCCGGCGTCAGCCGCGGAGAATCGCTGGCGACCACCTCGCCGATCGCTTCGTGCCCCAGCACCATCGGCTGCCGCACCTGAAAATTGCCGACCTTGCCTTCCTGATAGTAATGCAGGTCCGAGCCGCAGATGCCGCCGCGGCTGATTTTCACCAGCGTGCCCTGCCCCTGGTACTCCACCTCCTGCGCCACCACCGCCACGTCATATTTGCCGTTGATCACGCAGGACTGGGTTTGAATTTTCATCTCGGTTCTCCCAAGCGGGCGTGTTATACCGCCGCAGACATGCCGCCATCGACAAACAGCAGGTGGCCGTTAACGAAATCGGAGGCTTTGGAAGACAGGAATACCGCCGCGCCGATCAACTCCTGCGGATCGCCCCAGCGCGCCGCCGGGGTGCGCTTGGTCAGCCAGGCGGTGAACTCCTGATTGTCGGCCAGCGCCTGGGTCATTTCCGTTTTGAAATACCCGGGCGCGATGCCGTTAACCTGGATGTTATAGCGCGCCAACTCTACGCACATGCCGCGCGTCAGCATTTTCACCGCCCCCTTCGAAGCGGCGTAAGGGGTGATGGTGTCGCGCCCCAGCTCGCTTTGCATCGAACCGATGTTGACTATCTTGCCGCTCTGGCGCCGAACCATATGCCGCGCTACGGCCTGCGACACCATAAATACCGCCTTCTGGTTAACGGCGATAATGTCGTCCCAGTCTTTTTCCGGGAACTCGGTAAAAGGATGGCGCCGCTGAATACCGGCATTGTTGATCAGTACGTCGATCGCGCCGATCTGCTCTTCAACGCGTTCGATGGCGGCGTGGATCGCCTGCGTATCGGTCACGTCGAAGGCCGCCGCGTCGGCGTTGAACCCCTCGCTGCGCAGGCTATCGACCGCGCGCAGCGCGTTATCTTCGGTAGTGGCGTTCACCAAAATATGCGCGCCGTACTGCGCCAGACCGCGCGCCAGCAAGAAACCGATACCGCGCGAGGCGCCGGTTATCAGTATTTTTTTATTATCCAGCGAAAACAAATTGTTCATAACCTTCCCCGGCAATCTCATTCTGAATAGGATCAGCGCCTATCTCACCGGATTGTTACCGGTAAAAACGTGAGGAAGATCACTTAAAATCATGTTACTAAACCCTGTTACCCCTAACGTGAAGCCGCGCAGTCAATCCTGCCGGAAAACTCCAATACCTTATTGAATTATATGATTTTTATAGTTACCCATGGCGATTGTTATCACCAGATCGATTTGTTAACATGGCCTATTCGCCATTGCCATGCCCGTTAAGGCGCCAAATGAAAAACCAACGCGTTACGCTGCAGGATATTGCGCTGCTCGCCGGCGTAACCAAAATGACGGTCAGCCGCTATCTGCGAACGCCGGAAAAAGTGGCGGCCGAGACCGCCGCGCGCATTGCCCAGGTGATGCAAGAAGTGAACTTCACCGACGGCGATGACGCGCGCGCCAGCCAAAAACCGCGCATCGGCGTGCTGATCCCTTCCTTCAACAATCAGATTTTCGCCGATCTGCTGGCGGGCATCGAGTCCATTGCGCTGGCGCAAGGCTACCAAACGCTGGTGGTGAACTACGACTACAGCCAACAACGCGAAGAAGAACACATCGTCCAACTGTTGGCCTACCCGATCGCCGGTTTGATCCTCACCGATTCGGCGCATACTTTGCGGGCGGAAAAATTCCTCGCCGCGGCGAAGATCCCCGTAGCGCAGGTGATGGATTTGGACGGGCCGCCGGGCCGCATTGCGGTGGGCTTCGACAACTATCAGGCGGGTTACGACATGACCGAAGCGCTGCTCGCCAGCGGCAAGCGGCAGGTGGTCTACTTCGGCGCGATGTCGGACGCGCGCGACAACAAGCGCTATCAGGGCTATTGCCGGGCCATGGAG is drawn from Serratia entomophila and contains these coding sequences:
- a CDS encoding glycoside hydrolase family 94 protein, translating into MKEILINWLKKQRKSSKIKPSVTRRGKGEPEPLGGTIKAELFSVDQMERYGQRLARSHKLATRKTPYYLLKRLDDNERVLAESCHQLSNGKKTSMTPAGEWLLDNYYLIEEQIRVVRHHLPKTFGRGLPQLTTPHNCPRIYDVAAEAIAHGDGRWDAESLTRYIAAYQKETNLTLGELWALPGMLRLALIENLRRVSVEVAQAQRERNLADDWVTKMLESAENDPANLIVVIADMARSNPPRTSAFVAELVRRLQGHGTMLALPLTWVEQRLAEVSMTSDELIHRFNQQLAVNQLSVSNSIAGLRQLSEMDWAEFVETMSQVDQTLREDPAGVYPMMHFDTRDNYRHVIEILARHSPHNEVQVARHVLNMARVAAEDPACDPRLHHVGYYLIDDGRPDLEQQLEVQLGRITRLRHALSQAPLLSWLGSLSLITTACCAELLRHAYGSGISWGLALLFFPLAIVVSQFVLNLLSEVTTRSRAPRPLPRLDFSCGIPSEFRSLVVIPTLLDGKAGIDKLVNALEVCYLGNAMKHLHFALLTDFNDAPQQQQADDAALLAYATEKIEALNTRYPCEGPGQFFLFHRDRQWNEKQGVWMGPERKRGKLNALNDWLRNRDNAFCTQVGIGLEVLKNVKYVITLDSDTVLPRESAHQLIAAMAHPLNRPQYDADKQRVVEGYAILQPRMAEEIPSYGQGRYAALCSSTPGNDPYTLMASDIYQDLFGEGSFIGKGIYDVDVFSRSLQDTCPENLVLSHDLLEGCYARSGLLSDVLLYEQYPSNYLVDVARRSRWIRGDWQLLNWLLPRVKKADGTRCANPLSTLSRWKLFDNLRRSLTTPSLLLLLFCGFVWLPNTRYWLAVFAIILLLPTLLALLQDVVRKPPRRPFHQHLRLALNGALHRLAQVGLRLATLPHESLFSLKAIAVTLWRLLISRRNLQEWTSYDQTKDRLQVTLANFYRAMWINPVAGVALLILTCLHNPMALLITLPFATLWILAPFLLYYLSHEPQRSKTALNDEQRRFLRHTSRQTWDFFNTFVNQQENWLPPDNYQEIPEPVVAHRTSPTNIGLSLLANLTACDFGYLTLSEALRRITLTLDTLDSMEHYRGHLYNWYDTRTLEPLNPRYISSVDSGNLAGHLLTLCAGLPAMAYQPVIDPQRVLAGLGDSLELLEQHWGDAAPKNLPKLRTHWEQAQISPPFGLLAELNAMRNYSNGLQEPALNHGEETKRWAGALHQQLNELCAEWALWFDWLSDAQPALDRVPSLHWLANPPENLTLSAEQQSRLDDAGALARERLALLNSLPPRLESMAQMDFNFLYDESTHLLAVGFNCDQNRMDGSKYDLLASEIRLTNYVAIATNQVPQRSWFALGRLFTVIDNEPALMSWSGSMFEYLMPQLVMPAYPDSLLVQMCRAAVERQIAWGKERGVPWGISESGYFGFDASQNYQYHAFGVPGLGLRRGLGDDMVIAPYATVMALIVDPHAACSNLVTLEQNGAKGRYGFYEALDYTTARLSRGQLYVIIRSYMAHHQGMSFLALSHLLLDAPMVERFAHYPAFQSARLLLQERVPDAVELYSTRRHFESHEGTIQPASFSAREFGRVDTPLPEVQLLSNANYHLMLTQAGGSYSRWQNLALTRWREDATCDNWGAFCYLRDPQTGEVWSNTWQPIGGGAKGYHAVFNDAGAEFQRQQGSLSVKTQVVVSPEDDIELRRLTLVNRGKQPRTIEITSYAEVVLAPASNDLAHPAFSNLFVQTELLPKQEAILCHRRPREPKEKCPWLLHMMTVQGSSSQTSFETDRAQFIGRGRTPANPQALYQNAPLSNSAGPVIDPIIAIRQRVVLEPNVPLTLDIFYGVCEDRAASLAMLEKYRDRHLADRVFELAWSHSQVVLRQLNANEEDANLFNRLAGAVVFPAQEMRAASSEIISNRRGQSGLWGHSISGDLPIVLLTVSDGENIALVQQLIQAHNYWRLKGLQVDLVILNEDAGGYRQELQNQIMGLIAAGMESTLTDKPGGIFVRTSEHMSPEDHRLLLSVARIYLDDRRGGLTEQLNQRLQLPQTLQQPLSPVTASSKLPTVDNLPRNLHSPQLPAIDDLQFYNGLGGFSADGREYVIAMNESKITPAPWSNVIANPLFGTVVSESGQAYTWYENAHEYRLTPWENDPVCDRSGEAFYLRDEESGHVWSPTPLPARGRGHYLTRHGFGYSLFDHREGGIDSQLTLLVAQDAPVKLFLLTLTNNSGRTRKLSATGYMEFILGDLRNKSAMHIVTQAASPEGGCGILATNHYGGSGSERTAFFGVTGAHCSISGDRREFIGRNGSLANPAVLKLRRLSGKVGAGLDPCGAVQSALSLIDGDQRSLVFALGLGQNADEARALLQSYLDEDRLQDERRQVAAHWDGILNKVQIDTPHPAVNLLANGWLLYQTLSCRIQARSGYYQSGGAFGFRDQLQDTLALTHAAPQRLREQILLCASRQFIEGDVQHWWHPPQGNGVRTRCSDDYLWLPLAICHYLDATDDDGILEEEVGYLEARKLAPGEESSYEQPAQSATRETLYQHGVRALKHGLSFGEHGLPLMGAGDWNDGMNMVGLEGRGESVWLGFFLFHILQRYGALAERRSDAELAAQCREQAAALKANLHDHAWDGEWYRRGYFDGGEPLGSHLSTECRIDAIAQSWSVLSGAGDPTRSRQAMQSLDHHLVDSQAGLIKLLTPPFDGNGPNPGYIRGYLPGVRENGGQYTHGAVWAVMAFAEMGNYARAWQLMALINPINHSLDSAAAERYKVEPYVATADIYAVAPHTGRGGWSWYTGSAGWMYRLILESLLGLKRHGDRLTFNTRLPDDWPQVTLSYREGASEYRLVLRQGEGETQISVDGERQPQAAITLVDDGKTHQVEVLLGRVNA
- the elaB gene encoding stress response protein ElaB → MARYTDADQTTLDDDLRMLTDTLEEVLQYSGDRADQAYVDIKAHAEQALSEVKSRLADKTESYYARAKDAVYRTDDYVREKPWHSVGIGATVGLVFGLLLARK
- the idnD gene encoding L-idonate 5-dehydrogenase, with translation MKIQTQSCVINGKYDVAVVAQEVEYQGQGTLVKISRGGICGSDLHYYQEGKVGNFQVRQPMVLGHEAIGEVVASDSPRLTPGQKVALNPSKPCGECKYCLAQQQNQCTGMRFFGSAMYFPHVDGAFTQYKIVDSAQCISFEADRDDKVMVFAEPLAVAIHAAKQPGDVAGKKVFVSGVGPIGCLLVAALKALGAAEIVCADLSPRCLAIAGEMGAGVLLHAANDDFSAYLQDKGYFDIAFEVAGHPSSLQRCLEITRAKGTVVQVGMGGSFPDFPLMLLIAKELNLLGSFRFVEEFKLAVAWLADGAVDPLPLLSAEFDNHQLAQALEFAGDKSRAAKVQLVF
- the idnO gene encoding gluconate 5-dehydrogenase codes for the protein MNNLFSLDNKKILITGASRGIGFLLARGLAQYGAHILVNATTEDNALRAVDSLRSEGFNADAAAFDVTDTQAIHAAIERVEEQIGAIDVLINNAGIQRRHPFTEFPEKDWDDIIAVNQKAVFMVSQAVARHMVRRQSGKIVNIGSMQSELGRDTITPYAASKGAVKMLTRGMCVELARYNIQVNGIAPGYFKTEMTQALADNQEFTAWLTKRTPAARWGDPQELIGAAVFLSSKASDFVNGHLLFVDGGMSAAV
- a CDS encoding LacI family DNA-binding transcriptional regulator, producing the protein MKNQRVTLQDIALLAGVTKMTVSRYLRTPEKVAAETAARIAQVMQEVNFTDGDDARASQKPRIGVLIPSFNNQIFADLLAGIESIALAQGYQTLVVNYDYSQQREEEHIVQLLAYPIAGLILTDSAHTLRAEKFLAAAKIPVAQVMDLDGPPGRIAVGFDNYQAGYDMTEALLASGKRQVVYFGAMSDARDNKRYQGYCRAMENQGLTPRQITPHRVSSVSVGADMLAMARRLYPELDGILCTNDDLAVGVLQACLRLGLRVPQDIALSGFHGLDIGQATTPGIASVITPRFDMGKVATEILLKRVNGVPCIERVDLHYRISLGGTI